The genome window AGTGTCTGGGCAGTCCCCAGTCCCTGAGCAGAGGGTCTTAAAACTTGGAATGAAATGATAAATTACAAAGGGATGGTGGTGAGTGGAAGCTTCCCTCACAGCATGAGGGGTTTTCAGATCTGGGCCGGGTGCTGGTCCGATCCCAGTGCCTGGGCTGGCCCTGGTGCCAGCAGTGAGTCAGTGAGCCGAGCTCAGCTCTCCAGATCAGCAGCTGGATGCGGTCAGCCGCTTCTGTCAGAGACATTACTGGCCACCGCCGCATTGCGCTCCGCTCCACTGCACCACTCCACTGCACCCTTCGCCGCAGCGTTCGGCGTGTTTTTTTGCGCCGCCTCGAGGCGCCCTCTTCATGATAGCtgccgcaaaaaaaaaaaaaacggcacgGCACAGCCTCTTAAGTGTTTGTTGGCGCTTAACATTACCCGATCACCCCCCTTCCCCATCACCACCCCCGCCAGTTCCCATAAATCAGGTCAGAGCAGAAACCCATATGCCCCCGCCATCCCGGAGAAGAGGAGCCCGGCGTGTACTCACATCAGCGTACATACTGTTTCCAACCACCGGAGCCCAATAGGACGGCTGGTTCTTGCAGCGCGCTGGACAGTATACCCTTTGGAGAGGACACGGAGGACACGGACGATTAGTGAAACAGGACAGAATGAGCATCGGTACATTTATGTGCTCGGCAGAGACTCTGCAGCATTCCTGAAGTGTATTTGTGGGTTCTAGTTTCAGCTACATACTATATGTATGGAGTTGGACAACTATGGTCACTTTGGTTTTGCTTATTGCAAATATGAAACATTCCAGTAATACCATAATGCAAAGCCTCGGTATTGGCCTAAGACACTGGACTGGTCTCTGGTATGAGGGATGAAGGTTTTAAAAGTGGTCTACTGAGATGCACTCTGCTTCTATCATAAGTATTTTAATATGATAGAAATACAAATAGAAATATCTACCTGGGGCAGTTGGTATAGGGCTTCTTGTATGGACATATCTCTGCTACTGTGGCATAGCAGTCCACTGATTGCCctgtggaggggagggagggagagagaaggggaaaagatGAGATATTATGAAACAATGAACTACAGCCCAGTTTCACAGTATATAGAGTGATGAAAGAGAAGGCATGCTGTTGAATCTGATTAAAGATACTTACTCTCTACCCTCGCCACAACAAAGGCATTAGAAGGTTTGTATTTGCTGAAAAAAGAAACATACATTATGATTATTAGTTTCATTCATGGAAGACTGTCCTGCAGTTTTGAAGACACATTACTGATGATGACTCCTGTCTGTTTACAGGAGTCCAGCACTATAATTTTCTCCATCATCCCTCTATCCAAACCATACCTGAAAGATTCAATGCCATTCTTTGTTGACTTGACAAAGAATGGTAGCCTGTCCTTCCTGGTAATGTCTACTACACCGCCACTGTTGTCGATGACCCCATAATGCATTGCAGCACGGCAAATGCTTGATTGCTGTTGGAAGAAGCCATTGCCTTTTAGTGAAAAATGCCTTTGAAGGGTTACACATATAGTGTTATTGCTATGGAAACTCAGAGTAGAAGACTTACCACATCATAATACAGTGTACCCCATACTTTGCCCTTCTTGTTCAAGCAGTTAGCAGGACACTTATACCTGTTAAAGACATTCAAATCAGTGAGTATGGTGGCAGGACTGGTATCAGTGTAGGTACTTTAAAAGACTGTGAGAAGTATACTGACCTGTTGCAGGTAGATCCTCTGCATTTGTCTCTCATCTTAGTCTCACATTTAATATTCTGGGCTGCAAATCAGTACAAAGCTATTTTAGCCTTCAAGGATTTTCAAGTCAGCTGTTGAAACACTGATACTAGATAagcacattttttattttatatttatgaaCATCTCTCCAAACTGACCCAGGAACTGTGTAGATCTTGGTGTGGAGGGCATGACTGAAGGTCTCCTGGCAGGGGTGGGTCTGGGCCTGGGCTTGggtctggtggtggtgatgcGGGGCTGGATGGGCACCTGCTGTCTCTCCACCTCATTCATGTCTTCTGTCTCAGGACGCTGGGTGTCTCCTGGaccagagagatggacagagtcAGCCCCATACACAAGTCCCCAAGCATACAAGTTGTACAATTCATAGTTACATTATCATATTacaattacattattattattatcatattaCATTATGATACAATGATATCATGACATTACAATGCAATCAGTGGCACATTTGGAGGACTGCTCCACACCCACCCTTATAGCAGAGGTTGTCTCTGCATCCTCCTCCATAGCTGGGTGGGCACTGGGAGCAAGGGCGGCCATGTTGGTAGGGGGCCTCTCCGATCCAGTTGCCCCTAAAGCATGAGCAGAAGAGGCCGTGTGAGATCAGTATAATGGCCCCGCTGGCTGTCACAGATCTCTTCACACTATCACAATGTCCTCCAGCTCTCCGGAGCCCAGAGCCTAAACTCcctcccccactccacccctccctcaTCCCACTGGCAATTAAATCATCAGAGCCATCTGGAAAAGAAGAGGCAGGGCAGCCcttgtttttctttccttcacCTTGATTATTTTCCCTGTGGCTGGAAAAATGGTAGGCTCTCAATGTGTCATGGAAGGCTAGCTATGAGATAAATACTTCCATTGGAAATGCCTTTAGCATGGGGATAAACGCTGGAGATGTCGGCTAAGGTCAGTGCACACGGTGTGGGAGAAAAAGGGTGCTTACTTGGGGGAGTAGTTGCACACGAGGTAGACGGCGTTCTCCCAGATCTCTCCCCACACGTTCATCCGGGAGCACGTGTGCACGGCACACCCCACTCGACTTGTAGTTGCCCAGACcagctacacacacgcacacacacacacacacacacacacacacacacacacacacacacacacacacacacacacacacacacaagggaaaacATCAATTTATAGTATAGATTAATTGTTTTTATGTGTTGAGCTATTCACACATGCGTTATGTGTATGTTTTCAATAATTTTTAACCCTTTAACCATTCAAACATGCATTCAGTTGAGCTGGAACATTTCTGTTCACAGTTTACGGAAGTTGGGGACGCTGAGGGAGAGGGACTGCTGAAATGGGAGTGTTTGTCTTTGACGATTGGCATGGGCAGACAGAGAGTCTCAACAGTTCTAATGGTGGGAGGCTTTTAAAACAAGCAGAAACAGTAGCCAGTCCccaccctgctctcctctctctccatctctctctctctttatctcaccCTTTCCACCCCCCTTTCTTCCACCCTGCTCAGGTCTGCCAGGTCTGTTGTGTGAGGAAGTGTTTCCCAGACAGTGCCACCACGGGCAGATTGATGGCCCCCTGGGGCCCTAATGGAGGGCCAAGAGGGCCCTTCTCACTGTGCGCCTGCCACAGGAAGGAGATGGACCTCAAGTCTGACCCAGAGAGCAGCTTGTTTCCTGTGAACGTCTGTGATGTTTCTCATGACCTGCCTCTGGGCCAGCCACTCAAATAAAGCAGCCATAGCTCTCCTAATCCTCTTTGACTTTGGAGCCGTTTCCCCTCTTCTCAATGAGTATGGAATTGCAGAGGGTTCACCAGGGGTAGGCCATGTCAGCAAGCCAGCCACTTCAACTCCAAAAAATGAATGAGAAATGCTTACTCagtccattctctctctctctctttccctcacacgcacaaatgtacacatactGCACAGTGGGTTTGCATCCAGCCACACAGAGATGTCTGAaagcttttttccccctcctcctcctcctcctctctcactttttttctccctgCCTCAGGAATGTACTTCCCCGTCTCGAGCCAAGGAGAGGCCAGTGAGGGTGACGACTGAGAGACAGTGATTCAGCAAAGCTACCGCTCTCCACCATCACACTCCTCCAGTCACTCTGACACTTCTGGGGCTGACACGGCACTGAGGAATATATCACCAAGGCCCTTCAGGTCTTATAGAAATGTTAACCACTGTCGGGGTATCCTGAACGCCAAACCCTGATACTCAACTACTTAAGACGCTCTCCCATTGTGTGCATCCGAGGGGCTGCAACAGGGGGAGTGGGTGCACGGACTTGGCATTGTTCCCCACGTTCCGGAACCTTCAAAGGAATCCAGGTCAAACAGGAAAGTGATCCACGATTCTGGGAACGGCTTCCAGATGCTCATGACCTGGTTTCTGAGAGGGAGTTGGAGTCGGAggcaaggagggagggagggcgagTGTTTTCACAAACCCATCCCTGGTACAAAGTAAAGTCTGAGGGGACAGCAGGCCAGCCGTACACTCCTCCATCCTAGTCTTCCCCTCTCTTGAGTAAAAAAACGAgtaaagagagggatggaagaaTGATGTGATCGGCCAAAGAGGCTCCACCTTTCTTTTGGAACCTGTttcatgtgtttatgtgcgcTTGTGAAAAGGGCTCTGCCTCTGCTTAATTGGGTGCAGTTGCAGAAGCTGCGCCACACATGTTGTTTTCTACAACCCTTGCACATACCTGAATCTGTACGTATGCGGGTCACATGTGCTACATATCAAACTCAGATGAGAGGACGTATGGCATATGCAAAACAGACATGCAAATAAACCCATTAGAAACACGCTCAGAGGGCAGTTTGGACTTATTGTCAAAATAATGATGCTGACAGCCTTAAGTGGAACCCGATTGCAAAATGGCTctgttgttttgctttttttcatGTAACAGCTCTGTGGATATATGTGGCTCTTTTGACCTACTCTACAGCCTATCACTTATTCTCATCTCTGTGGGGTGGTGATGGTCTAGTGGTTAGGGATCTAACCAATCGATCTAAATAAGAGCATCATCTAAATGATGAATATCAAATCCATAACTCACCTGGGTGTAGTGGGTGCACATAGGTCCAGAACAGCGGTCAGGGCACCAGGGGTTGCACTCATGAGGGTAGGGGTAGGTGTAGTCCTTCACCTCATCGTACCAGGCCTGCACGTGGTAGGCTGGCGAGCGATACCTGCAAGAGAAGAAAGGGGACAGACACAGGGGAGAAGGAACACATAAGAATCCAGCCAGAGCACAGATGCAGATGCTGTGCAGAGAGTAAGTGGGTAGAGGCAGGACCATGTTGGGATGAAATCCAACATGGCCGCCTTCTGTGTGTGCTGACTTTACTGATTCCCTTTTAGTActgcaccccctccccacaaacacacacacatacacacacatcctcgaGAGGAGTTCTTGCACTGTCCTGCGTAAAACAAGCAAACCCAAACAAGTTGACGCTCCCCCTGACAAATCGTCCGGGCGGCAGCGCAGAGAACATGCCTTTATATGGAGCTGAGGGACACAGATGggtggaggagatgagaggaagggGCTTGGACAAGCGTCAAATGATTTGCTTGGATggacagagaggaaggaaggaaggaagaaagtttgagagagagaaagggagagtgagagagagagagagagaggttggggaCCGGTTGGGGAACAGGAGAGAGGATTCCTGGGAAGTCACCTGCTGTGGGGTTGAGCAGAGCACAGTAGCACAGTGTGCTCTAGAACAGTGTACAAAAGACagaccctctctttctcaccaccacaccacaccacacacactcactctcactcacacacactctcactcactcttactGAGTGGTTACATAATAGGTATTGTACTGTAAACACTGTTCCCTCTCCAAACACTGTCCATGCTGTTCAATAAGTATCGGGGGCATTCTGAGTGATGCTGGAATGTGTGTGCAATGGGGcatgagtctgtctgtgtgtgagtgtgtgtgtgtgtgtggggggggggggtcagaagaaaaagagggaaGGAAGTACAGCAAGGGTGGTGAATGAGGGTGGGGGTCTAGGACTAGGGTTGGAGGAACAATGGATTTATCTGCGATAATGCATGGTGATGATAATGCTAGTCATATAGTTATAATATCCATAACTACGACATATGTAGTTTATACACACAATGAAATCACATCAGATCAGGTAAATATTAGTACTATTAAAATGGCTTTTTTGGAAGGTTTTCACAGTAAGGTTGAAATTCAAATgaacataaaacaaaaacaaatctacaatagtgcacatatgcacactaaAGAATCATGACATTCATCATGTGAGTGGCTTACCTGCCCCAGTGCACTGCCAGGTTCTGCCCGATGGACATGAGGAGATCCGTGGGCCCATGGTCCCATATGCATTGGTGTGCCCAATGAGTGGCGGATCGCTCCAGCTGGTCATCCCagacctgctcacacacacacacacacacacacacacacacacacacacacacacacacacacacacacacacacagtgtcagaaAAGCTGCTCCAAAGCTGGCAAAGGCAAACACAGAGCAAGCAGAAACCTGTGGCTCATCTGCACCTCTCTGCTGCTGACCCCTGCATACCAGCACCTTCCCTCTCAGCTTCACGAGACAATGCACACGCACGCCTTTTCTTTAATAGGCCATTTTATGAGACTCTGATTCCCACACAGGCCCACCACATGGAAAAGCTCTGCAAAGCTCTGCACAATTCCTTTACAACTGATCTGAGAACACAGCGCTTGAAAGGCAAGTAAAACAGCGCCTGGCCTGCCCTGCACTGCACTTCAGAGGCTGGCTGGCCTCCACTACAAATCCACAGCAATCACGGTTAAATTAGACACATTTCCCGCCGCTGCGCTGTTTTCCCGCCACCTGTGGAAAGGAGCGGGAAGAGAGACGGCAAAAAGGGAGAGTCTGGCTGCTTCCACAGGCCTGTCTCctccagtccctctctctccctctctctctcaaacacactcacacacacatacagatatacatacacaacacacacacactcagaggagAGCACACACTGAAGCTCCTCTTGACTCAGTAAATTTCCAGAGCCTCAGTGGTTAGCCTCCCCACGCTTCCTCGAATgtgcacagacacccacacagccacaatcacacacagatatacagacacacacagagagagagagagcgagagagagagacagagagagaatgagtcacacacacattagcttacaCAATTCTCTCTCTGAACACACATATAATcactcacaaactcacagacagacacacacacacacacacacacacacacacacacacacacacacacacacacacacacacacacacaaacacacaaacacacacaaacacacaggtttcctctcttctctccagaGGGCCAGAGAGCTGGTCCAGGCCTCATGCTGAAACCCTCTCTTGTTCCCTGAGGCTGTGCTGGCCTCGGCTGGACGCTGGAAGAATCTGAGCGGGCGGCTACCGTATTTCTCTTCCCTGCACAAACCGCACTGGGCCCGACACGCAGACACATCAAATATGCACTCATTACCTTGCGGCTGGCCTCTCATTCAGCAACAACTGTGTCCAACCAAACCTTTTGCACTCGACTGTGAAAGCAGACTAGACATTTAGAGGTCTTTGTCACCACTGGTTGCTAAAAATACTGTACAATATAGATTCTAAACACTTCAAATGCAATGCACCCATCTATTCAATTAGACCATGCCAAATTCACCTCATTGTTTTAGAACTACAAGTCCCACAATGCAACATTCTTCTCCTGTCTAACCATAGGCTCACACTGCTCCATTCAGTCCCTCTGCCCAGGCCCCCACCCTCTTTGTGTGCCCACTGTGCCCTCAGCTCTGGGCTGGCCCTGGCCCTGGCGCTGTGTCTGGCGCGCTCAGCAGGTAGCTTAGACTGAGCATAATTATCTCTGCCGTGAAAAGAGCACCTCAGTGAGCTGGCCGCGGCCGCGCTCGTGGTGAGTTCATCTTTTCCAAAAGAGGATTACTCCAGTAAAATCAACACGTCCCTTCCAATTAAGCCACGGGGGCTGAGCGGCTAACGGCGGCCAATAAACAGCTCCGTGGAGATTTATGGCATCTCCAATAAGGGTGACGGAGCCTCGGCCAGACTGGAGGCAGGCAGCGGCACATGGAGCGGAGCACCGCGGCTCGACGCGCCTCACCGGCTCAGCACCTTGCTCAAACAATGACGCCTCCCGGTGCCATGGTCAACAAGTTGATTCCACTATTAGCTGGGATCCTGGCTGCATGGTTTGCCAGTCTTTCCATAGCTCAGGTTTTCACATCCAGGGGTTCTGAGTGCAGCTCAACACTGAGTAAATGTAAGGAGAAGCAACTGATTGGCCTGACACATGGTATTTGGGTTCTAATTTGTCAGTTGATTAAAATCCTCACCATGGTCGTTGGCCTACAATGCATACCAGCCCAGTAAGACTTGGTCTGGTTTACGTGCTCAAAGCACCATCACTGCCCTGCTACTGCATAATAACGATAAGCATCAGAAACTGCATCACCGCTCCAGATTACATTCCAGTGCAGTAACTCCGCAACCTGCCGATGCTCTTGTGCCAATTTCATAAGCAAAGTGACCACAAACACTGACATTGGTTAAAACGTGTTAAAGCCCAGGTCCTTGCTCACAGTCATTACGTACTCCATGTTGGAGCTAGTGGGTTGGAGTGACACACTCACCATGTACTCCATGTTGGAGGCGGTAGGGTAGACGGCGCCGCGCAGCTTGTTGTGCAGCTTGAGGATCTCGTCGCGGTCGGACCAGGGGATGGCGCGGCGATGGCGCGTGTGAGGTTGGGCGTCTGCGTCGGCGGTGCTGTTGTCGGCCTCGCGCTGAAGGCGGCTCATCAGCTTCCGCAGCTCCGGGGAGTCGGGCAGGAAGAGGGCAGCCGTCTGCCTGGCGGCCAGCGCCAGGAGTGCCAGGGTGAGCAGCATGGGCATGGAGGATGTGTGGGTCATTAAGAGGGTGTGTAagtcagagagagcgagagtgtgtgtgtgtgtgtgagagaaagtctCCAAATTCTGTGTAGACAACAGTGGGCAGTCTTCTGTGAGCTGGACTCCTTTTCCAATGTTTCGCTCctattggcacacacacagggatctgaaagacaaacaacaaaaaaacacacacacacacacacacacacacacacacacacacacagtgagaaacCTGCAGAGGCACACTTCACAGACGCCTGAACGAGCTTGAActtgtctatgtatgtgtgcccACAAACTAGCTGCTGTCAGACACTCATCAGGGTGGACTAGTGTGTTTAGTGTGGGCTTGTGTTCCTCGGCCTATTTAAGGCTCAGGTAAATAGACAGAGCTAGAAGGGCACACAAGATGTCGATCCACCATTCACTACTGACTAACCCTGCTGCCCAAACAGCCTGGATGACCCCAGCAATATCATGCCCACGTGAACAAATGTGAGCAGCCTCACAACTTGTAAGGCTACTGACAGAAATGCAAATCTGTGTGAACAATCTTCCATCTTCCACTGCTGCATAAAACTTATCGCAGATGAGCTACTTGCTGAGTTTGACCTGAATGTGATGATGCAACTGTGCATGCTTatttttacatacagtatgcactgcATAAGTTGCAAAGTTCTCATCTCTATGGCCTCTCAGGTCATCACTAAAATCACCATGGGTCATCACACACTCCAGTTGCATGTGATCCCCTTCAGTCTGCCCTAAGCCTGTTTCATCTCAGTGGTAAAAGAACAACAATCTCTCCTGATTTACTCAGAACcataacaataacaaattgAAATCTGGCAGCCCTCTACAACTTCATGCCACGAGTAACACCAAGCAGATGACTTTTAATTAAAAGCCATGTCTGCTCAAACTAGACTTTTTTGGGAGTCTGTGATGGGAGCTATGACCTGGCCTCCAAAAGCTTTAGTCAGCTGTGAAAAAAACTGAAGCCGCTTAATCGAGCTCGTTAATTTTACAAGAGTGCGGAACTTTACAAGAGTGCAATCTTTGAGAGTTAATCACTGTCTGGAAAGAGAAAGGATTTACGCAGCCGACAGCTAAGAGCCAAAACACAAGAGTGGCTCAGGTCATAAACTCTTCATTCTCATTAGATCAGTCATTTCTCTGACCTCATAAAAGCATCCTCTGGCTGACCCAGCAAGGACCGGAGGAGGACAAGAGAACAACATACAGGGACAGAGCAGAGAACAGCACaagagatggaagagaagagaagagaagagaagagaagagagtagGGAAAGAgtagtagagaggagagagagaagagaagagaaaagagtagtagagaagagagagagaagagaagagaaaagagtagTAGAGAgtggaagaagagagaaaagagtagtagagaagagaggagagaagagaggagaagagagaaaagagtagTAGAAgtagagaggataggagagagaggagagagaagagaagagaagagaagagagaggagaggaaagaaaagatgAGAGGTAAAGAGCAGAGATGGgagcagcagagaggagaggaaattattgaaagagtgaatgagggtttttcttctttttctttcgtcAGGGCAGGCGgagaagtgctgtgtgtgtgtgtgtgtgtgtgagtgctgccACTGTCTTGCGTGCATGGCAAATGCCAGTGgagaacagcacacacacccggGGGCACATGCCAGCCTGCCTGTGACAGCCACTGCCTGCTGGCAGCGAGAAGTCAAACAGCAGAGCTCTTAAATCAGCCTGCTGAACAGGACTTTACCCACCGGCCAGAGACAGAGTGGAGCCACTGCCATCACACCGCTTcctccagccctctctctctttctctctatccccctctccttctctctctctctctctgtttggtgGTTTTGGAAAGGTTGGAGGTCTGACACCAGGTCGGCGTTTACACCCAGTCAGTCCTGCGTCCAGCCACGCTGCCCTGGCCGCCACGCCTATCACCCGAGGTGCTCCACACAGCACTCCCTTTTGCTGCCATTCTCATCTCGCTCCTGAATTTTATACCGGTGTGTGACAGATCAGGCAgccaggcaaacacacacacacacacaca of Alosa alosa isolate M-15738 ecotype Scorff River chromosome 14, AALO_Geno_1.1, whole genome shotgun sequence contains these proteins:
- the crispld2 gene encoding cysteine-rich secretory protein LCCL domain-containing 2, with product MTHTSSMPMLLTLALLALAARQTAALFLPDSPELRKLMSRLQREADNSTADADAQPHTRHRRAIPWSDRDEILKLHNKLRGAVYPTASNMEYMVWDDQLERSATHWAHQCIWDHGPTDLLMSIGQNLAVHWGRYRSPAYHVQAWYDEVKDYTYPYPHECNPWCPDRCSGPMCTHYTQLVWATTSRVGCAVHTCSRMNVWGEIWENAVYLVCNYSPKGNWIGEAPYQHGRPCSQCPPSYGGGCRDNLCYKGDTQRPETEDMNEVERQQVPIQPRITTTRPKPRPRPTPARRPSVMPSTPRSTQFLAQNIKCETKMRDKCRGSTCNRYKCPANCLNKKGKVWGTLYYDVQSSICRAAMHYGVIDNSGGVVDITRKDRLPFFVKSTKNGIESFSKYKPSNAFVVARVERQSVDCYATVAEICPYKKPYTNCPRVYCPARCKNQPSYWAPVVGNSMYADSSSICRAAIHAGVIKDEGGNVDILALERKKSYVGVLKNSIQSDSKSSHDGGSFRVFAVRE